A region of the Arenibacter antarcticus genome:
TCCATGTGACCAATCAAGAACAAGATTTTGATGTACCTCACGGCTTTGCTATGATCGGTGCAACAAATGCGGAATTATTAATTGCTCCAGGCCAGACCAAAACCCTATTATGGGAACCGAAAAAAGTAGGTGTCTGGCCATTCTATTGTACGGATTTCTGTTCTGCACTTCACCAAGAAATGCAGGGGTATGTTAGGGTTTCGCCAGCAAATTCCGATTTGGAACTAAGTTGGTCCCTAGGTGAAGATTGATTTTACTTATTTTTAGTTTTTTAGGAAAGCGGGCGATGTTTAAGAACTGCCCGCTTTTTTAACAAATAGCACTATGCAACATCCTACCAAAACACTTTTCAATTCGTAATTGTATTAACAAGAAAAGACATGAAAAAAGCAAGTATATTAATGATTATTGGCTCACTGTTATTACTGGGACTCTTTGTTTTTCCATTATGGAATATTATGCTGGGGGCTCCGCAATATCCGGAACCGTTGGGAATGAATATTCATATAGATGGAATTAGGGGGGTTGAGGAATTTGACATTCAAAATATAGATGGCTTAAATCACTATATTGGGATGAAAACCTTACCTAAAGCAGAAGAGATGTGGGAATTTAGTGCTTTTCCATTGGTAATTGGAGGAATGGTGTTTCTTGGGGTATTGATAGGGCTTCTTGGATTTTTAAACAAGGTAACCTATAAATGGTTTATTGGTTGGTTTGTGTTGATGTCCATTCTGGGACTTTTGGGGATGTACGATTTTAATGCTTGGATGACCGATTATGGTACCGATCTAAATCCCCGTGCCATTATGAAACTTACCCATCCAGATGGTACACCTATGACCTATAAACCGCCATTATTGGGAAATGCGAAAATCCTGAATTTTAATGTTATTTCAATACCTGGTTTAGGAGGTTATCTTCTATTTTTAGGAATGCTGCTTACTGTTGTGGCTTCCTATTTAGGATGGAAAAGCAGTAAACCCAAATTAAACAGCGAATCCAATGAAACGACAGCCACATAATTTTAAGATATATAGAATGAAAAAGTATTTTATCCCTACTATTTTATTGTTAATACTGACTTCTTGTAGTATTAAACCGCAACCTATAGATTACGGGTCGGATGCGTGCTACTATTGTAGCATGACTATTGTTGATAGGCAACACGCTGCCCAAATAGTGACCGAAAAGGGCAAAGCGTTTAAGTTTGATGCCACGGAATGTATGATGAACCATTTAAATGATATCAATAGTAACGAAATAGCCCTTTTCTTAGTAAATGACTATTCCAACCCGGGAGTATTGATAAATGCTACCAAGGCTTTTTATTTGATCAGTGAGGGAATACCAAGTCCCATGGGAGAATACTTAACGGCTTTCGGAGCAAAGGAAGGAGTAGAGGAAGCCATGTTGATCCATGAGGGAGATCAACTAAACTGGGAGCAGCTTAAATTGAGATTTGAGTATTAAGGAATATTTCATAAAAGTACTAGTCGACCATAATTTGGTGCTCTGCCTGGTACGTACTATTTGTTGAACAAAATATTGAGAATTGAATAAATGATGTACAACATAAATAAACAAATAAAAGATCAAAAATACAAGCAATTGCAAGGGCAGAAAGCGATTATTCACCTGGTTTCTGTGGAAGAAAATTATAAATTCTTGAATGTTAGATAATGGAGCGTAAACATGTTGTATTGTATGTGATTTTGCTCTTGCTTGGAACTAAAATGTGGGCCTCTACTATTACGGTCTGCAAAACCTGTCCCATAAAGACCATTAAGGAGGGAATAGCCCGGGCGGCGGATTTTGACACTATTTTAATCAAAAAAGGAACGTATCATGAATTCAATATTCGGATTACCAAACCCTTGACCTTAATAGGGGAGGACTATCCTATTATTGATGGGCAGGAGCAAGGTGAGATTATTCAGATAGCAGCCAATAACGTTACAATTGAAGGGGTATTTATTAAAAATGTGGGCACAAGCTACACTTCAGACTATGCAGCTATCCGCGTTATAAGAAGCGAAGATTTTCTGATACAGAATGTAAAATTGGAAAAGTTGTTTTTTGGCATCTATCTGGAAAAATCAAAAAATGGGAAGGTGCTTAACAATAAAATTGTCGGAGATGCGAAAGATGAATACAATTCAGGAAATGGCATTCAACTATGGCATTCGCAAAACATCATAGTAGCCAATAATTCTGTACAGCGGGTTAGAGATGGCATTTATTTGGAATTTTCGGACGATATACTAATCGAGAATAACTATAGCGCCAATAATCTGCGTTACGGTTTACATTTTATGTTTTCCAATGATGATATCTACAAAGGGAATACTTTTGAGAATAATGGGGCAGGGGTAGCGGTGATGTTTTCCAAAAGAATAAAAATGCTGGGGAATACCTTTAGAAAAAACTGGGGTACAGCTTCTTTTGGAATGTTATTAAAAGAGATCAACGATGCTGAAATTTATGGAAACACCTTTGAGGAGAATACTGTAGGGATTAGTATAGAGGGTTCTAACCGAATAGATTACAAAAACAACGATTTTATAAGAAACGGATGGGCCATAAAAGTGCGTGGTGCCTGTTATGCCAATACCATTACCAATAATAATTTTCTTTACAATTCATTTGATCTGGCCTACAACAGTAATTTGAATGATAATATTTTTGAAGGGAATTATTGGAGTAGTTATACTGGCTATGATCTAAATCGGGACGGTATAGGGGATGTGCCCTTCAGACCCGTAAAATTATTCTCATATATTGTAAATAGGACGCCAGAAACTATTATTCTCTTGCGAAGTCTGTTTATGGATATAATAGATTTTTCAGAAAAAGTATCTCCGGTCTTTACTCCGGACAATTTAGTTGATGCAAAACCATTAATGAAAAAAAATAAATGATACAGGTAGAAAACCTACATAAAAAATTCGGAACAAATCCGGTACTGACCGGACTGGATCTTAACATCCATGGGGGCGATATATTTGCTGTCCTAGGTCCCAATGGCTCTGGGAAAACAACCTTGATTAAAACTATACTGGGAATGGTAATTCCAGACAAGGGGACCATCTCCGTTATGGATACTGCCATTAAAAATAAATGGAAATACCGACAGCAAATTAACTATTTGCCCCAGATTGCCAATTTTCCGGGTAACCTTAGAGTCAAGGAATTGATTGAAATGATTAAGGATATACGGCAAATTCCCAGTGAGGAGGAAAAACTTATCACCCGATTTGGTTTGGAGCCTTTTTTGGACAAGAAACTGAGTAATCTGTCCGGGGGAACCAAACAAAAAGTAAATATTGTACTGACCTTTATGTTCGATTGTCCTCTAATTATATTGGATGAGCCTACTACCGGATTGGATCCAGTGGCACTGATCAGATTAAAAGAGTTGATATTTGAGGAAAAGGCCAAAGGAAAGACTTTTTTAATTACCTCCCATATTATGCAGTTTGTTGAGGAAGTAACCGATGAGGTGGTCTATCTTCTCGAGGGTAAAATATATTTTAAAGGTAGTATAAGTGCCCTGAAGACGAAAACGGGACAATCTAATTTTGAACATGCCATTGCGGCAATATCTACACAGAACGATCATGATTAAAATATTAAAATATAGTTTTTACGATCTTATGCGCAGTCGCTGGAGCTACGTATATTTCTTGTTTTATCTGCTGTTGGGCTTTGTACTGTTGTTTTTAAACAGCGAGCTGTCTAAGGCTGTAATTACACTGATGAACGTCATTATTGTTTTGGTACCTTTAATCGGGACAATTTTTGGAGTGATGTACTATTATAACTCCAAGGAATTTACCGAACTACTATTGGCTCAACCCATAAAACGCTCCTCCATATTTTTCGGGCAATATCTAGGTGTTGCCGGTTCCCTTACCATGAGTTTGGTGTTGGGGCTTGGGATTCCCTTTGTTTTATACGGGTTATTTGAAAGTAATGCCATTTGGGATTTTTCATTATTGCTTATTACTGGGGCATTTTTAACAATGATATTTACGGCACTTGCTTTTAATATTGCTCTTTCCAATGAAAATAAAATTAAGGGATTTGGATATGCTGTATTGGTCTGGTTGTTTCTAGCAGTAATCTATGACGGTCTGTTTCTAATGTCTTTGATTATCTTTGAACAATACCCATTAGATAGCTTTTCTTTGATCGCTACTATGTTCAATCCTATAGATCTTTCTAGGACCCTTATTCTATTAAAATTGGATATCTCGGCACTATTAGGGTATACAGGAGCAATATTTAAACAGTTTTTCGGAACTAATTTAGGTCTAATAATGTCTGTGGTTATGCTTGCGCTATGGACGATCATACCAGTTTGGCGATTGGGATATAAATCTAGGAGAAAGGATTTTTAAGGTTATCTTCCCCGCTGGTATTAGTCGGGATTGCTTTAATATCTTTAAATTTAATGAGTACCTTAATCCCTTAGCCCCTAATTATTGATTTCAATTAAATCTCATATCAACGTATCCCTGGGCTATTTTTTAATGGCAGCCCTACTAGGTGTTCTCTTGCGGACCTTCGTGGTTTCTCCAATGCCGATACCGATCAATTATCGATTTATAGTTCATACC
Encoded here:
- a CDS encoding ABC transporter permease, with protein sequence MIKILKYSFYDLMRSRWSYVYFLFYLLLGFVLLFLNSELSKAVITLMNVIIVLVPLIGTIFGVMYYYNSKEFTELLLAQPIKRSSIFFGQYLGVAGSLTMSLVLGLGIPFVLYGLFESNAIWDFSLLLITGAFLTMIFTALAFNIALSNENKIKGFGYAVLVWLFLAVIYDGLFLMSLIIFEQYPLDSFSLIATMFNPIDLSRTLILLKLDISALLGYTGAIFKQFFGTNLGLIMSVVMLALWTIIPVWRLGYKSRRKDF
- a CDS encoding nitrous oxide reductase accessory protein NosL translates to MKKYFIPTILLLILTSCSIKPQPIDYGSDACYYCSMTIVDRQHAAQIVTEKGKAFKFDATECMMNHLNDINSNEIALFLVNDYSNPGVLINATKAFYLISEGIPSPMGEYLTAFGAKEGVEEAMLIHEGDQLNWEQLKLRFEY
- a CDS encoding nitrous oxide reductase family maturation protein NosD, which gives rise to MERKHVVLYVILLLLGTKMWASTITVCKTCPIKTIKEGIARAADFDTILIKKGTYHEFNIRITKPLTLIGEDYPIIDGQEQGEIIQIAANNVTIEGVFIKNVGTSYTSDYAAIRVIRSEDFLIQNVKLEKLFFGIYLEKSKNGKVLNNKIVGDAKDEYNSGNGIQLWHSQNIIVANNSVQRVRDGIYLEFSDDILIENNYSANNLRYGLHFMFSNDDIYKGNTFENNGAGVAVMFSKRIKMLGNTFRKNWGTASFGMLLKEINDAEIYGNTFEENTVGISIEGSNRIDYKNNDFIRNGWAIKVRGACYANTITNNNFLYNSFDLAYNSNLNDNIFEGNYWSSYTGYDLNRDGIGDVPFRPVKLFSYIVNRTPETIILLRSLFMDIIDFSEKVSPVFTPDNLVDAKPLMKKNK
- a CDS encoding ABC transporter ATP-binding protein, with the translated sequence MIQVENLHKKFGTNPVLTGLDLNIHGGDIFAVLGPNGSGKTTLIKTILGMVIPDKGTISVMDTAIKNKWKYRQQINYLPQIANFPGNLRVKELIEMIKDIRQIPSEEEKLITRFGLEPFLDKKLSNLSGGTKQKVNIVLTFMFDCPLIILDEPTTGLDPVALIRLKELIFEEKAKGKTFLITSHIMQFVEEVTDEVVYLLEGKIYFKGSISALKTKTGQSNFEHAIAAISTQNDHD